Proteins from one Primulina huaijiensis isolate GDHJ02 chromosome 18, ASM1229523v2, whole genome shotgun sequence genomic window:
- the LOC140964994 gene encoding anthocyanidin 3-O-glucosyltransferase 2-like, with protein MSEKFVELVFIPFPSLSHLAALVKLAKLLTDTDGRLSVTILIFKTPIDTKIDSFTKNSSHSRVRFVQIIPHDESRMLEVMKSPKTFMFQFIGSQKKAAMDAVTEIMKDPTRIVAGFVMDMFCTAMIEVADEFRVPSYICFTCGAAVLGLLLHFQRLNDEFGPGYVAAQYEGSDSEVSISTYVNPYPASVLPSIVFEKDFGVLDHLKRFRDCKGIVINTFVELESHAVKSLLADVNVPNIFPIGPMIQEASGEEQRKGQGEILKWLDQQPDSSVVYLCFGTAGCFDSEQVKEIATGLEKSGHRFLWSLRKPAPEGKFEMAGVYEDPEEVLPEGFLQRTSGVGKVIGWAPQMAVLSHCSVGGFVSHCGWNSTLESVWCGVPLAVWPLFAEQQANAFQFVKEFGMAVDIKMDYMKNCGVIVGAEKIERAIRELMDMDNEIRVKVKAMADKSRVTYEEGGSSKDFLGRLVQDFVGTVS; from the coding sequence ATGTCGGAAAAATTTGTAGAACTGGTGTTCATCCCTTTCCCTTCGCTAAGCCATCTTGCAGCTTTGGTAAAGCTAGCAAAGCTCTTGACTGATACAGATGGGCGCCTTTCAGTCACTATCCTCATCTTCAAGACACCGATTGACACCAAAATCGATTCTTTCACCAAGAATTCTAGCCACTCTCGCGTCCGGTTCGTGCAAATCATCCCCCACGATGAATCCAGGATGCTGGAGGTGATGAAATCGCCCAAGACCTTCATGTTCCAATTCATCGGAAGCCAGAAGAAAGCTGCCATGGACGCTGTGACGGAGATTATGAAGGATCCGACGAGAATCGTTGCTGGGTTTGTGATGGACATGTTCTGCACCGCCATGATCGAGGTGGCGGATGAGTTTCGGGTCCCGAGTTACATTTGCTTCACTTGCGGCGCTGCTGTGTTGGGTCTCTTGCTTCATTTTCAGCGACTTAACGACGAATTTGGCCCCGGATATGTGGCAGCCCAGTACGAGGGTTCGGATTCTGAGGTATCGATTTCAACATACGTTAATCCTTATCCGGCGAGTGTCTTACCCTCTATTGTGTTTGAAAAAGACTTCGGGGTATTGGATCATTTGAAAAGGTTCAGGGACTGTAAAGGGATTGTGATAAACACGTTTGTTGAATTGGAATCACACGCAGTAAAGTCCCTTTTGGCAGATGTAAACGTCCCAAACATTTTCCCGATTGGCCCCATGATTCAGGAAGCAAGTGGAGAAGAACAGAGGAAAGGGCAAGGCGAGATCCTGAAATGGCTAGACCAGCAACCAGATTCTTCGGTCGTTTATCTTTGCTTCGGCACGGCCGGATGTTTCGACAGCGAACAAGTGAAAGAGATCGCTACTGGGCTCGAAAAGAGTGGACACAGGTTTTTATGGTCCCTTAGGAAGCCTGCTCCTGAGGGAAAGTTTGAGATGGCCGGGGTATATGAAGACCCTGAGGAAGTACTGCCAGAGGGATTCCTGCAGCGCACGTCTGGAGTCGGGAAAGTGATCGGGTGGGCACCGCAGATGGCGGTGCTATCCCATTGCTCCGTGGGAGGCTTCGTTTCGCACTGCGGATGGAACTCGACTTTGGAAAGCGTTTGGTGCGGAGTGCCGCTGGCTGTATGGCCGCTTTTTGCGGAACAGCAAGCTAATGCATTCCAGTTCGTTAAAGAGTTTGGAATGGCGGTTGACATCAAGATGGACTACATGAAGAATTGTGGTGTTATTGTGGGGGCAGAGAAGATCGAGAGGGCCATTCGAGAGTTGATGGATATGGACAACGAGATCCGAGTTAAGGTTAAAGCTATGGCAGATAAGAGTAGGGTCACCTACGAGGAAGGCGGCTCGTCCAAAGATTTCTTGGGACGTCTGGTTCAAGATTTTGTTGGGACGGTGTCTTGA
- the LOC140965267 gene encoding zinc transporter 5-like — protein MKTLFFAMMALLPAVIMAECTCEADEEERNKSKALKYKLAAIASILVASAIGVCLPVLGKAVPALSPDRSFFFIVKAFAAGVILSTGFIHVLPDAFENLTSPCISASPWGDFPFTGFIAMVSAIGTLMVDTYATSYYRRRSVVKAAAQVGNEEKGVVPMHAHATHGHAHGSVSSEAASGETELLRHRVISQVLELGIIVHSVIIGIALGASESPKTIRPLIAALTFHQFFEGIGLGGCIAQAKFKSRAVAIMGLFFSLTTPVGIAIGIGISNIYSETSPTALIVEGCFNSASAGILIYMALVDLLAADFMSPKLQARGKLQLGANVSLLLGAGAMSLLAKWA, from the exons ATGAAGACCCTTTTTTTCGCCATGATGGCGCTGCTGCCTGCAGTTATTATGGCAGAATGTACGTGCGAGGCTGATGAAGAAGAACGAAACAAATCTAAGGCATTGAAATACAAATTAGCAGCTATCGCGTCGATATTAGTGGCCAGTGCGATCGGGGTATGCCTCCCGGTTCTTGGAAAAGCGGTGCCAGCGTTGAGCCCTGATCGGAGCTTCTTCTTCATCGTCAAAGCTTTCGCCGCCGGAGTGATTCTATCGACGGGCTTCATACATGTTCTGCCGGACGCGTTCGAGAACCTGACTTCTCCGTGTATCAGTGCGAGCCCGTGGGGGGATTTCCCCTTCACGGGTTTCATCGCGATGGTTTCTGCTATTGGGACTTTGATGGTGGATACGTACGCCACATCGTATTACAGGCGCAGGTCGGTCGTAAAGGCGGCGGCGCAAGTCGGGAATGAGGAGAAAGGGGTGGTCCCGATGCATGCTCACGCCACGCACGGCCATGCACATGGATCTGTTTCCTCGGAGGCGGCTTCCGGTGAAACGGAGCTCCTCCGTCATCGAGTGATATCCCAG GTGTTGGAGTTGGGTATCATAGTCCACTCGGTGATAATTGGAATAGCTTTAGGTGCTTCGGAGAGTCCTAAAACAATACGGCCTTTGATTGCTGCTTTGACGTTCCATCAATTCTTTGAAGGCATTGGCCTCGGAGGATGCATAGCACAG GCAAAGTTCAAGTCAAGGGCAGTTGCAATAATGGGTCTATTCTTCTCCCTCACGACGCCAGTAGGCATTGCAATTGGCATTGGAATAAGTAACATCTATAGCGAAACGAGCCCTACTGCTCTGATTGTAGAAGGATGCTTTAACTCAGCATCAGCAGGGATCTTGATATATATGGCACTCGTCGATCTTCtcgctgctgattttatgagtCCTAAATTGCAAGCCCGTGGAAAGCTTCAATTAGGGGCAAACGTTTCTCTTCTTTTGGGTGCTGGGGCTATGTCTCTTTTGGCCAAGTGGGCTTGA